In Gossypium raimondii isolate GPD5lz chromosome 12, ASM2569854v1, whole genome shotgun sequence, a single window of DNA contains:
- the LOC105763085 gene encoding UDP-glycosyltransferase 43, giving the protein MVKKLRYRRVGMAMDKYEVVFISTPLIGNLVPTVEFAHHLTRHDPRFSATILIITVHERPIVNLYTQSLATAASHSQSHVNFIHLPTVQPPTPDQYQSSLGYTSLFIDKHKPHVKHAISTLASTTSVAAFFVDMFTTSMIDVAQDLGIPCYLFFASPASFLGFMLHLPALATQLAADFVDSHSGLIAPKDSAIELIVPTFSKPLPPSVLPSSVLKRNKDGYFWYLEHARRYTETMGIVVNTFLELEPHAIESLSISGLPPVYPVGPILDHAGASQWHPDGAQLHDSIMEWLDQQPPSSVVFLCFGSMGSLEGPQLREIAIGLERSGYRFLWSIREPPKGKLDLPGEYTNVEAVLPAGFLDRTAGLGLACGWVQQVRVLSHQAIGGFVSHCGWNSILESVWYGVPIATWPVYAEQQMNAFELVKELGLGVEIRLDYREGGNLVVAEELERGLRRLMDGEDEVKAKVREMKSKSRMVLMENGSSCKSLASLIQEISGRIQGLKKDC; this is encoded by the coding sequence ATGGTTAAAAAGCTAAGATATAGAAGGGTGGGCATGGCCATGGATAAATATGAGGTTGTCTTTATCTCCACTCCTTTGATCGGCAACTTGGTTCCTACTGTCGAATTTGCCCACCACCTGACTCGTCATGACCCTCGCTTCTCTGCTACCATTCTCATCATCACGGTGCACGAGAGACCAATCGTCAACCTTTACACACAGTCACTTGCCACTGCTGCCTCTCATTCTCAGTCGCATGTCAATTTCATCCATCTCCCAACCGTTCAACCTCCCACTCCTGATCAGTACCAATCTTCTTTGGGTTACACATCCCTCTTCATAGACAAGCACAAGCCCCACGTCAAGCATGCCATCTCCACCCTCGCCTCAACTACTTCTGTTGCTGCTTTCTTTGTTGACATGTTTACCACTTCCATGATTGATGTTGCCCAAGACCTTGGCATTCCTTGCTATCTCTTCTTTGCTTCTCCAGCCAGTTTTTTGGGGTTTATGCTTCATTTGCCAGCGTTAGCCACCCAGCTAGCTGCCGACTTTGTTGACTCCCACTCTGGGTTAATCGCTCCCAAAGACTCCGCAATTGAGTTGATCGTCCCCACTTTTTCTAAACCCTTGCCCCCAAGCGTGTTGCCGTCCAGTGTGCTAAAGAGAAACAAGGATGGCTACTTCTGGTACTTAGAGCACGCACGCAGGTACACGGAGACAATGGGTATCGTAGTAAACACGTTTCTTGAACTGGAGCCCCATGCCATTGAGTCGCTCTCAATCAGTGGGTTACCTCCAGTTTACCCAGTGGGTCCGATTCTGGATCATGCTGGAGCTTCCCAATGGCACCCGGATGGAGCCCAGCTACATGATTCCATAATGGAATGGCTTGATCAACAGCCTCCCTCTTCAGTGGTATTCCTCTGCTTCGGGAGCATGGGGAGTCTTGAAGGACCCCAATTGAGAGAGATCGCAATTGGGTTGGAGCGTTCTGGGTATCGATTTTTATGGTCCATCCGCGAGCCACCCAAAGGCAAATTAGATCTCCCAGGTGAGTACACCAATGTAGAGGCTGTTTTGCCGGCGGGGTTTTTGGATCGGACGGCTGGATTGGGGCTTGCGTGCGGGTGGGTTCAGCAAGTGAGAGTATTGAGCCACCAAGCAATTGGAGGGTTTGTATCACACTGCGGGTGGAATTCCATATTGGAGAGTGTATGGTACGGGGTTCCTATTGCAACATGGCCAGTGTATGCGGAGCAACAAATGAATGCATTTGAGTTGGTGAAAGAGCTGGGATTGGGTGTGGAGATAAGGTTGGATTACAGGGAGGGCGGTAATTTGGTGGTGGCTGAGGAGTTAGAAAGAGGGTTGAGGCGTTTGATGGACGGAGAAGATGAAGTGAAGGCCAAGGTAAGGGAAATGAAGAGCAAGAGTAGGATGGTACTGATGGAAAATGGTTCCTCCTGTAAATCCTTAGCATCCTTAATTCAGGAAATCAGCGGTAGAATACAAGGTTTGAAGAAAGATTGTTAG
- the LOC128035436 gene encoding uncharacterized protein LOC128035436: MAYELEPHMFRQKMIRLESDMEGQTNTSFRQWLSTMEPWQWVQIFDEGFRYGQMTTNLVEGINAVLLKTRHLPIASVFSATFYKLATLIPRMGQQQVDQIEAGHVFVEHVRDTMVANRRLARSMNVEIYSRRLETFRVIESISRRPGIPTRSYGVDLRNRRYECRRFETLHYPCAHVVAACAKVNVNVEQYVDDVYNLERTLRVWENEFPVLPDLSTWEVPLMTFELLPDRGLRRNPRDRPQSSRIHNEIDIREKSDGKRCGICRLSGHSRNKCPNRNFHVRQSSGSGRN; this comes from the exons atgg cgtacgagttagagccacatatGTTCCGGCAAAAAATGAttcgacttgagagtgacatggaggggcagacaaacacatctttccgaCAATGGTTGAGCACAATGGAGCCGTGGCAATGGGTTCAAAtttttgacgagggctttcgttatggccaaatgaccacaaacttagtcgaggggatcaacgctgttttgttaaaaacacgtcatcttccgattgcatctgtattttctgctactttctaCAAGCTAGCTACTTTGATaccaagaatgggtcagcagcAAGTCGACCAGATTGAGGCGGGACACGTGTTTGTCGAACATGTCAGGGATACAATGGTCGCAAACCGTCGGTTGGCGAGGTcaatgaatgtagaaatatattcacgacgACTGGAAACATTTCGAGTTATTGAGAGCATCAGTCGTCGACCTGGTATACCAACtaggtcctacggagttgatctccgGAACCGACGGTACGAGTGCAGAAGAttcgaaacacttcattatccctGTGCGCATGTCGTGGCAGCGTGTGCTAAAGTTAACGTCAATGTTGAacaatatgtcgatgatgtgtacaATCTGGAGCGCACATTGCGTGTCTGGGAAAATGAGTTCCCCGTCTTGCCTGACCTATCAACGTGGGAGGTACCTTTGATGACTTTCGAGCTTCTCCCAGACAGAGGGCTGCGGAGGAATCCGAGAGATCGTCCGCAGTCAAGCAGAATCCATAATGAAATAGACATCAGGGAGAAGTCTGACGGAAAGCGTTGTGGAATATGCAGGTTAAGTGGTCATAGTCGGAATAAATGCCCTAACCGAAACTTTCATGTTAGACAGTCGTCCGGATCGGGTCGTAATTGA
- the LOC105763086 gene encoding UDP-glycosyltransferase 43 yields MAMDKYEAVFISTPSIGNLVPTVEFAHHLTRHDPRFSATLLIITVPERTIVNLYTQSLATAISHSHSHVNFIHLPTIQPPTPDQYQSSLGYTSLLIDKHKPHAKHAISTLMSTTSVAALFVDMFTTSMIDVAQDLGIPCYLFFASPASFLGFMLHLPALDTQLAVDFVDSDSQSGFIVPKDSAVELIVPTFSKPLPPSMLPSHVLKRNKDGYFCFLENARRYTETIGIVVNTFLELEPHAIESLSISGLPPVYPVGPILDHAGASRWHPDGAQQQDSIMEWLDQQPPSSVVFLCFGSMGSLEGPQLREIAIGLESSGYRFLWSIREPPKGKLDLPGEYTNVEAALPAGFLDRTAGLGIVCGWVQQVRVLSHQAIGGFVSHCGWNSILESVWHGVPIATWPVYAEQQMNAFELVKELGLGVEIRLDYREGSDLVVAEELERGLRRLMDGEDEVKAKVREMEAKSRMALMENGSSYKSLTSLIQEISCRIQGSEVKY; encoded by the coding sequence ATGGCCATGGATAAATATGAGGCGGTCTTCATCTCCACTCCTTCCATCGGCAACCTGGTTCCTACCGTCGAATTCGCCCACCACCTAACTCGTCATGACCCTCGCTTCTCCGCTACCCTTCTCATAATCACGGTGCCCGAGAGAACCATCGTCAACCTTTACACTCAATCACTTGCCACTGCTATCTCTCACTCTCACTCTCATGTCAATTTCATCCATCTCCCTACCATTCAACCTCCCACTCCTGATCAGTACCAATCTTCTTTGGGTTACACATCCCTCCTCATAGACAAGCACAAGCCCCACGCCAAGCACGCCATCTCCACCCTCATGTCAACTACTTCTGTTGCTGCTCTCTTTGTTGACATGTTTACTACTTCCATGATTGATGTTGCCCAAGACCTTGGCATTCCTTGCTATCTCTTCTTTGCTTCTCCAGCCAGCTTTTTGGGGTTTATGCTTCATTTGCCAGCGCTAGACACACAACTAGCTGTCGACTTTGTTGACTCCGACTCCCAGTCTGGGTTTATCGTTCCCAAAGACTCTGCAGTGGAGTTGATCGTCCCCACTTTTTCTAAACCTTTGCCCCCAAGCATGTTGCCCTCCCATGTGCTAAAGAGAAACAAGGATGGTTATTTCTGTTTCTTAGAGAACGCACGCAGGTACACAGAGACAATAGGTATCGTAGTAAACACGTTTCTTGAACTGGAGCCCCATGCCATTGAGTCGCTATCCATCAGTGGGTTACCTCCAGTTTACCCAGTGGGTCCGATTCTGGATCATGCTGGAGCGTCCCGATGGCATCCGGATGGAGCTCAGCAACAGGATTCCATCATGGAATGGCTTGATCAACAGCCTCCCTCTTCAGTGGTATTCCTCTGCTTCGGGAGCATGGGGAGTCTAGAAGGACCCCAATTGAGAGAGATCGCAATTGGGTTGGAGAGTTCTGGGTATCGATTTTTATGGTCCATCCGCGAGCCACCCAAAGGCAAATTAGATCTCCCAGGTGAGTACACCAATGTAGAGGCTGCTTTGCCGGCGGGGTTTCTGGATCGGACGGCTGGATTGGGGATTGTGTGTGGGTGGGTTCAGCAAGTGAGAGTATTGAGCCACCAAGCAATTGGAGGGTTTGTATCACACTGTGGGTGGAACTCCATATTGGAAAGTGTATGGCACGGGGTTCCTATTGCAACATGGCCAGTGTATGCGGAGCAACAAATGAATGCATTTGAGTTGGTGAAAGAGCTGGGATTGGGTGTGGAGATAAGGTTGGATTACAGGGAGGGTAGTGATTTGGTAGTGGCTGAGGAGTTAGAAAGAGGGTTGAGGCGTTTGATGGACGGAGAAGATGAAGTGAAGGCCAAGGTAAGGGAAATGGAGGCCAAGAGTAGGATGGCACTGATGGAAAACGGTTCCTCCTATAAATCCTTAACATCCCTAATTCAGGAAATTAGCTGTAGAATACAAGGTTCTGAGGTGAAATACTGA
- the LOC105763088 gene encoding cationic amino acid transporter 5: MSYIGKEDEVQQRPYWRWSKVDFLPEESFQNWNTYLSALSQIYSRFNDRLLSRSDDANEITQLRKQSENDMKRCLTWWDLTWFGFGSVIGAGIFVLTGQEAHHHAGPAIVLSYVASGISAMLSVFCYTEFAVEIPVAGGSFAYLRIELGDFVAFITAGNILLESIVGGAAVARAWTSYFATLLNRQPDSLRIPKGNYLLDPIAVAVLAIAATIAMISTKKTSQLNWIATALNTLVILFVLIAGFAHANTSNLTPFLPHGAKGIFQAAAIVYFAYGGFDSIATMAEETKNPSRDIPLGLLGSMSIITVVYCLMALSLSMMQKYTEIDPNAAYSTAFQSVGMKWAKYLVALGALKGMTTVLLVGALGQARYTTHIARAHMIPPWFALVHPKTGTPINATLLMTISSGLIAFFSSLDVLASLLSVSTLFIFMMMAVALLVRRYYVREVTPGINQLKLVIFLLVIIASSMGTSAYWGLRPNGWVGYVVTIPLWFLGTMGVSIFLPQQRTPKVWGVPLVPWLPSLSVAINIFLMGSLGPPAFIRFGICTVAMLVYYILVGVHATYDMAHQQQKLDSLKVKNEDEDKEEKA, encoded by the coding sequence ATGAGTTACATTGGGAAAGAAGATGAGGTTCAACAACGACCTTACTGGAGATGGAGCAAAGTTGATTTCTTGCCTGAAGAATCATTCCAAAATTGGAACACCTACCTATCTGCACTCTCACAAATATATTCCCGATTCAATGACCGCCTTCTAAGCCGCTCGGATGATGCAAACGAGATAACACAACTTCGTAAACAAAGTGAAAATGACATGAAACGTTGCCTCACTTGGTGGGATCTTACCTGGTTTGGATTTGGGTCGGTTATTGGAGCAGGCATCTTCGTGCTCACTGGCCAAGAAGCTCATCATCATGCTGGACCTGCCATTGTCTTGTCCTATGTTGCCTCAGGTATTTCAGCAATGCTTTCTGTATTCTGCTATACTGAGTTTGCAGTAGAGATCCCTGTGGCAGGTGGGTCATTTGCTTATTTAAGAATTGAATTAGGAGATTTTGTGGCCTTCATCACTGCTGGAAATATACTTCTTGAAAGCATTGTTGGAGGTGCAGCTGTTGCCAGAGCATGGACTTCTTACTTCGCCACTCTCTTAAACCGTCAGCCCGACTCACTTCGTATCCCTAAGGGAAATTATCTCTTGGACCCGATTGCAGTTGCAGTTTTGGCAATTGCTGCAACCATTGCAATGATTAGCACAAAGAAAACTTCTCAATTGAATTGGATAGCCACTGCACTGAACACTTTAGTGATCTTGTTCGTGCTAATTGCTGGGTTTGCTCATGCCAACACATCAAATTTGACACCCTTTTTACCCCATGGAGCCAAAGGGATCTTCCAAGCAGCGGCTATTGTTTACTTTGCTTATGGTGGATTCGATAGCATTGCTACCATGGCTGAAGAAACAAAAAACCCTTCAAGAGACATACCATTAGGATTACTTGGATCAATGTCAATCATCACTGTCGTATATTGCTTGATGGCATTGTCCCTAAGCATGATGCAGAAATACACAGAGATAGACCCAAACGCCGCCTATTCTACGGCATTTCAGAGTGTTGGAATGAAATGGGCCAAGTATCTTGTAGCGCTTGGTGCTCTTAAGGGGATGACCACTGTCCTTCTGGTAGGAGCCCTTGGGCAGGCACGATATACTACTCATATTGCACGAGCACACATGATCCCACCATGGTTCGCGCTTGTCCACCCAAAGACTGGAACACCAATAAACGCGACGCTTTTGATGACCATTTCAAGTGGTCTCATTGCATTTTTCTCAAGCTTGGATGTCTTAGCAAGCTTGCTATCTGTGAGCACTCTATTCATATTCATGATGATGGCTGTAGCACTACTTGTGAGGAGATACTATGTGAGGGAAGTCACACCAGGAATAAACCAGCTGAAGCTTGTAATATTCCTGCTGGTTATCATTGCTTCCTCAATGGGAACTTCAGCCTACTGGGGACTAAGGCCTAATGGATGGGTGGGATACGTTGTAACAATTCCCCTTTGGTTCCTGGGGACTATGGGGGTATCAATATTTCTGCCACAGCAGAGGACGCCAAAAGTTTGGGGGGTCCCACTGGTTCCATGGCTTCCATCTTTGTCAGTTGCAATAAATATCTTCCTCATGGGGTCTTTGGGACCTCCAGCTTTTATAAGGTTCGGAATCTGTACGGTGGCAATGCTGGTTTACTACATTCTCGTTGGTGTCCATGCAACTTATGATATGGCCCATCAACAACAAAAACTAGATTCCCTCAAGGTTAAGaatgaagatgaagataaagAGGAGAAAGCTTAG
- the LOC105763089 gene encoding pentatricopeptide repeat-containing protein At3g57430, chloroplastic encodes MSSPFLYSPPPTSIPSLQTHQSIPTTTHSLTRQSWTQSLRANTQSNQFHQAILTYVNMTSSGILPDHFAFPAILKAVAALQHLPLANQIHAHVLKYGYGTSFVPVANSLLNVYGKCGDISDVYKVFERIPQSHRDTVSWNSFISALCRFEDWETALEAFRLMLLDDVEPSSFTLVSIAHACSNLPRHHGLRLGKQLHGYSLRMGDIKTFTNNALMAMYSKLGHLNDAKVVFELFEERDLVSWNTMLSSLSQNDMFLEALLLLHRMVLQGLKPDGVTIASVLPACSHLELLEVGKQLHAYALRHDILIDNSFVASALVDMYCNCRKVHSGRRVFDYATEKKTALWNAMITGYAQNEFDEEALMLFIEMEAAAGLCPNATTMASIVPACVRSEAFVHKLGIHGYVLKRGLGTDHYVQNALMDLYSRMGNIQIAKTIFDNMDVRDIVSWNTMITGYVICGQHNNALLLLHEMQRVDQEKNESSYEHEKRIPLKPNSITLMTVLPGCATLAALAKGKEIHAYAIRNMLASDVGVGSALVDMYAKCGCLNTSRKVFDTIPCRNLITWNVIIMAYGMHGKGAEALELFNCMVKEVKPNKVTFIAIFAACSHSGMVREGQNLFYRMKDEYGVEPTADHYACIVDLLGRAGQVEEAYQLINDMPLELDKTGAWSSLLGSCRIHQKVEIGEIAARNLFHLEPDVASHYVLLSNIYSSAQLWDKATDIRKRMKEMGVKKEPGCSWIEFDDEVHKFIAGDASHPQSGQLYGFLEILSEKMRKEGYVPDTSCVLHNVDEEEKETLLCGHSEKLAIVFGILNSPPGTTIRVAKNLRVCNDCHEATKYISRITDREIILRDVRRFHQFRDGRCSCGDYW; translated from the coding sequence ATGTCCTCCCCTTTCCTGTATTCTCCTCCTCCAACTTCAATCCCTTCCCTTCAAACCCACCAATCCATCCCCACAACAACCCACTCACTCACTCGGCAATCATGGACCCAATCTCTCAGAGCCAATACCCAGTCCAACCAATTCCACCAAGCCATTTTAACCTATGTCAACATGACTTCCTCCGGTATCCTACCTGATCACTTCGCTTTCCCCGCTATCCTCAAGGCCGTTGCCGCTCTTCAACACTTGCCCTTGGCAAACCAGATTCATGCTCACGTTCTCAAATATGGCTATGGAACCTCCTTCGTCCCCGTGGCCAATTCTCTGCTCAATGTCTACGGTAAATGTGGGGACATTTCCGATGTCTACAAGGTGTTTGAAAGAATTCCCCAATCCCACAGAGATACCGTTTCTTGGAACTCCTTCATTTCTGCCTTGTGTCGGTTTGAGGACTGGGAGACCGCTTTAGAGGCCTTTAGGTTAATGCTGCTGGATGATGTCGAGCCTAGTTCATTTACGTTGGTGAGCATTGCACATGCTTGTTCGAATTTGCCCAGGCATCATGGCTTACGTCTAGGAAAGCAGCTTCATGGATACAGCCTGAGAATGGGAGATATCAAGACGTTTACTAATAACGCATTGATGGCCATGTACTCCAAGCTAGGACATCTCAACGACGCCAAGGTGGTATTTGAGTTGTTTGAGGAGCGCGATTTAGTATCATGGAACACCATGTTGAGCTCCTTGTCCCAAAATGATATGTTTTTAGAAGCATTACTCTTATTACACCGCATGGTTCTTCAAGGTCTCAAACCTGATGGTGTCACAATTGCAAGCGTGCTTCCTGCTTGCTCACACTTGGAGCTCTTAGAAGTTGGGAAACAGCTTCATGCGTATGCATTGAGACATGATATTCTGATTGACAATTCTTTTGTTGCTAGCGCTTTGGTTGATATGTATTGCAATTGCAGAAAGGTTCACAGTGGTCGCCGAGTTTTTGATTATGCCACAGAGAAAAAAACTGCTCTTTGGAATGCTATGATCACTGGGTATGCGCAAAATGAATTTGATGAGGAAGCCTTGATGCTTTTCATTGAAATGGAAGCAGCTGCTGGGCTCTGTCCCAATGCCACTACAATGGCCAGCATTGTGCCTGCATGCGTGCGCAGTGAAGCATTTGTTCACAAACTAGGGATTCATGGATACGTACTGAAGAGAGGTTTGGGGACAGACCACTATGTGCAAAATGCACTTATGGATTTGTATTCTAGAATGGGGAACATACAAATTGCCAAAACCATATTTGACAACATGGACGTTAGAGATATTGTGTCTTGGAATACAATGATAACTGGTTATGTTATTTGCGGGCAACATAATAATGCACTTCTTCTGCTACATGAAATGCAAAGAGTTGATCAAGAGAAGAATGAAAGTTCTTATGAGCATGAGAAAAGAATCCCCCTTAAACCTAATTCTATAACTCTCATGACAGTCCTTCCAGGTTGTGCCACACTGGCTGCGTTGGCAAAGGGAAAAGAGATCCATGCATATGCCATAAGAAACATGTTAGCATCAGATGTTGGGGTTGGGAGTGCATTGGTAGATATGTATGCAAAATGTGGCTGCCTGAACACATCCAGAAAAGTGTTTGACACCATTCCCTGTCGAAATTTAATTACCTGGAATGTAATTATTATGGCTTATGGCATGCATGGCAAGGGAGCAGAAGCCTTGGAGTTATTCAACTGTATGGTCAAGGAAGTCAAGCCTAATAAAGTTACTTTTATTGCTATATTTGCCGCATGCAGTCACTCGGGGATGGTAAGAGAAGGCCAAAACTTGTTTTATCGTATGAAGGATGAGTATGGGGTCGAACCTACAGCAGATCATTATGCTTGCATTGTCGATTTGCTTGGTCGAGCAGGTCAAGTTGAGGAAGCATATCAATTGATCAATGACATGCCCTTGGAATTGGATAAGACAGGTGCTTGGAGTAGTTTGCTTGGTTCTTGCAGGATCCACCAAAAAGTTGAAATCGGTGAAATTGCAGCTAGGAATCTCTTCCACCTAGAACCTGATGTGGCAAGCCACTATGTTTTACTATCCAACATATACTCATCAGCTCAACTATGGGACAAGGCAACAGATATTCGGAAGAGGATGAAAGAAATGGGGGTAAAAAAAGAACCAGGGTGTAGCTGGATTGAGTTCGATGATGAGGTTCATAAGTTTATAGCTGGGGATGCATCACACCCACAAAGCGGGCAACTATATGGATTCCTTGAAATACTGTCAGAAAAGATGAGAAAGGAAGGGTATGTGCCTGATACTTCTTGTGTTCTACATAATGTTGATGAGGAGGAGAAAGAAACTTTGCTTTGTGGGCATAGTGAGAAACTAGCAATAGTCTTTGGCATTCTCAACAGCCCTCCTGGTACCACAATTAGAGTTGCAAAGAACCTTAGAGTTTGTAATGATTGCCATGAGGCTACTAAATACATCTCAAGGATAACAGATAGGGAAATAATCCTAAGAGATGTGAGGAGGTTTCATCAGTTCAGGGATGGAAGGTGTTCCTGTGGAGATTATTGGTGA